AATTCGGCATGCGGCGTTACTGCAGTGTTCTGGGCAACAAGGCGAGTCGGCGGAATATCTCGGTAGGTGAAAGGGGGTGATGAGCGTGGCAACAAAGAAACCGACGAAGAAGGCGGCTCCTAAGAAGCCAGCACCTAAGAAGGCAGCAAAAAAAGCTCCGGCGAAAAAGAAAGCAGCTCCGGCGAAAAAGAAAGCGTCTGCCTCCAAGACGAAAAAGAAGGCTCCCGCAAAGAAGGCGGGTAGTCAGCTCTACTGTGACACGTGCGGTATTGTGCTCACGGTAGATGAGGCGTGCGACTGCGGAGCGTGTGACATTATCTGCTGCGGTGAAGAGATGCAGATCAGATAGCAAACGCATCGCAAAAAGGGTGAAACTAAACTAGGGCCGCCGATTCGCCACCCTTAATCACCCTTTGCTCGAGTTCCCCGTTGTGCGCTAATCATTCCTTCCGCGCCGTGCGTCATCTCGTCGTTCTCCATTCGCAGAAGGACCGACTTAACAGAAAGAATTCGTGCGAGCGCGGGAGGAATGATTATGACGTCTAACAGCCCCGATAAAAAAGATCTGCTGGAAAGAGAAGAGAGCCTCTTAGTCATAATTGACATGCAGGAACGATTGCTGCCTGCCGTGGCCGATCGCGAGTCCGTCAAAGAAAACGTGATGCGGCTTGTCTCCTTTGCCGGCATCACCGGCATTCCAGTTATAGTCACCGAACAGGAAAAGCTAGGACCCACAGTGCTCGACCTTTCTCAATGCAAGGAGTGTAGTGCGCCGATTTCGAAAGTCGCGTTCAATTGCTTTTTATCGAATGATTTTGCGGACGCGGTTCGACGGAGCCAACGAAAGGCGCTTATCCTCACGGGACTCGAGGCACACATCTGTGTTGCCCAGACAGCACTCCATGCAGTTCAACACTTCAAGGTCCATGTGGTGCGCGACGCCATCTCTTCGCGGACTGTTGATAACTGCAACACTGCGGTTGAGAGAATGCGCACGAGCGGCGTCACGATCACTTCTACTGAAATGATTATATACGAGTTGCTCAAGAAAGCAGGGACGCAGGAATTCAAAGCAGCACTCGCCCTGGTAAAATAAAACCTGTTACGGGTTCCGGGTTACGAGTTTAAAGAGGTGCATTCTTACGCGTTACCGGCCGTATGGAATGGGTCTTTACCGGAACTCGAAACGCGTAACTCGTAACAAGCTTTATTCATTTGCGTAATCGAGGATTGAGAGTATTTCCATCTTCTTTCGCGGCATGCGGGCTGTGCGCTTGCGAAGGTCCAGAACAATCACCGTCAGGTTGTCCGTGCTGCCCGCTGAGAGCGCCTTTGCTGCGATACGATCTGCTGCTTCCTGAGGGCCCTCCACATCGCGCGCGACTTGAATCACTTCGCGGGGTCCGAGCACGTCCCATACGCCGTCGCAGGCAATAACAGCAAAATCGTTCTCCGGACCAAGGAGACCCTGCACAACGCGTGGCTCCGGACTGATGTAAGGCTTGAGGGTTAGATCTCCCAGTGCCCGACTCATGGCAAGTATGCCTTGCACTCTGGGAACAACATGGGTGACAACCCGACCTCCTAGCGATTCAATACGGGAGCGTTCTGCAGGAACATCGGGCTTGTGATCGAGCGTAAGCTGGAGAACATCGCCCCGAATACCCATGATCACACGCGAGTCCCCAACGTTAGCCGCAAGGAACACTTCATCAAAAATATGTAGTGTGGCAGCAGCGGTACCGCTCCGAATGCCGCGCTTGACGATGTAGTCGTCAGTAGCCAGGTACGCTTCCCTCAGCAATTCGCCGTAATCACTTTTTGTATAGACTGAACCGAA
This genomic stretch from Syntrophorhabdales bacterium harbors:
- a CDS encoding isochorismatase family protein, with amino-acid sequence MTSNSPDKKDLLEREESLLVIIDMQERLLPAVADRESVKENVMRLVSFAGITGIPVIVTEQEKLGPTVLDLSQCKECSAPISKVAFNCFLSNDFADAVRRSQRKALILTGLEAHICVAQTALHAVQHFKVHVVRDAISSRTVDNCNTAVERMRTSGVTITSTEMIIYELLKKAGTQEFKAALALVK
- a CDS encoding PP2C family protein-serine/threonine phosphatase, translated to FGSVYTKSDYGELLREAYLATDDYIVKRGIRSGTAAATLHIFDEVFLAANVGDSRVIMGIRGDVLQLTLDHKPDVPAERSRIESLGGRVVTHVVPRVQGILAMSRALGDLTLKPYISPEPRVVQGLLGPENDFAVIACDGVWDVLGPREVIQVARDVEGPQEAADRIAAKALSAGSTDNLTVIVLDLRKRTARMPRKKMEILSILDYANE